One Miscanthus floridulus cultivar M001 chromosome 11, ASM1932011v1, whole genome shotgun sequence DNA window includes the following coding sequences:
- the LOC136491398 gene encoding uncharacterized protein isoform X2 translates to MARLLAARALTLSRPSTAPSALRFCPSRALSDKVDFVEIDLSEESPTSSSGGGGAGDSATAQAQMGSRRLEDAIHGVLVRRAAPEWLPFVPGASYWVPPLPRPLGVANLLGAALYTARGDAAMTEEEALSFTTVRGWPSSAYFVGGSYRRGSSGL, encoded by the exons ATGGCTCGTCTGCTCGCGGCGCGAGCCCTTACGCTGTCCCGCCCCTCGACGGCGCCATCCGCCCTCCGCTTCTGCCCCTCCCGTGCGCTGTCGGACAAGGTGGACTTCGTCGAGATCGATCTCTCCGAGGAGTCCCCTACCTCTTCATCCGGAGGGGGAGGCGCGGGCGACTCCGCCACGGCTCAGGCGCAGATGGGGTCGCGGCGCCTGGAGGACGCCATCCATGGGGTGCTCGTGCGCCGGGCGGCGCCTGAATGGCTCCCCTTCGTGCCGGGGGCATCCTACTGGGTGCCGCCGTTGCCGCGGCCGCTCGGGGTGGCGAACCTCCTCGGCGCGGCTTTGTACACCGCGAGGGGCGACGCGGCGATGACGGAGGAGGAGGCGTTGAGCTTCACTACCGTGCGGGGGTGGCCATCCTCGGCGTACTTTGTGGGAG GCTCCTACCGAAGAGGAAGCTCGGGGCTGTGA
- the LOC136491398 gene encoding uncharacterized protein isoform X1: MARLLAARALTLSRPSTAPSALRFCPSRALSDKVDFVEIDLSEESPTSSSGGGGAGDSATAQAQMGSRRLEDAIHGVLVRRAAPEWLPFVPGASYWVPPLPRPLGVANLLGAALYTARGDAAMTEEEALSFTTVRGWPSSAYFVGGKFPRPVKKSMKDATQTDDDES; this comes from the exons ATGGCTCGTCTGCTCGCGGCGCGAGCCCTTACGCTGTCCCGCCCCTCGACGGCGCCATCCGCCCTCCGCTTCTGCCCCTCCCGTGCGCTGTCGGACAAGGTGGACTTCGTCGAGATCGATCTCTCCGAGGAGTCCCCTACCTCTTCATCCGGAGGGGGAGGCGCGGGCGACTCCGCCACGGCTCAGGCGCAGATGGGGTCGCGGCGCCTGGAGGACGCCATCCATGGGGTGCTCGTGCGCCGGGCGGCGCCTGAATGGCTCCCCTTCGTGCCGGGGGCATCCTACTGGGTGCCGCCGTTGCCGCGGCCGCTCGGGGTGGCGAACCTCCTCGGCGCGGCTTTGTACACCGCGAGGGGCGACGCGGCGATGACGGAGGAGGAGGCGTTGAGCTTCACTACCGTGCGGGGGTGGCCATCCTCGGCGTACTTTGTGGGAG GAAAATTCCCACGTCCAGTGAAGAAATCAATGAAAGATGCTACTCAAACTGACGATGATGAAAGCTAA
- the LOC136491396 gene encoding putative RNA methyltransferase At5g10620 isoform X1: MAVLLWRCRCGRGPERSFNKNRGASAPSLGRRSKYSGQSVKAMPMRLLTVGKKWSRGTQLLVEEYKEKLGIYCDFEDTLIRSNPKLTSDVKVQVEAEDTAMMQQLKFDDFVVVLDENVKDVISEQIADLIGDAGNTGSSRLTFCIGGPYGLGAQVLERADTTIRLSSLVLNHQVALIVLMEQLYRAWTIIKGQKYHH, encoded by the exons ATGGCAGTCTTGCTGTGGCGGTGCAGATGCGGGCGCGGGCCCGAGCGATCCTTCAACAAGAATCGAGGCGCGTCCGCCCCTTCTCTTG GCAGGAGATCCAAATACTCGGGACAATCTGTG AAAGCAATGCCCATGCGTTTGTTAACGGTTGGAAAGAAGTGGTCTCGGGGGACACAACTCCTTGTTGAAGAATACAAGGAGAAGCTCGGTATATATTGCGACTTCGAGGACACACTTATCAGGTCCAACCCAAAACTTACAAG TGATGTAAAGGTGCAAGTTGAAGCAGAAGACACGGCTATGATGCAGCAACTCAAGTTTGATGATTTT GTGGTTGTGTTGGATGAAAATGTGAAGGATGTCATATCCGAGCAGATAGCTGATCTGATTGGGGATGCTGGCAACACA GGATCATCAAGGCTCACATTTTGTATTGGTGGACCATATGGTCTCGGGGCACAAGTGCTAGAGCGTGCAGATACAACAATTAGGCTGTCCTCACTAGTTTTGAACCATCAAGTTGCTCTGATAGTTCTAATGGAGCAGCTCTACAG GGCATGGACTATAATAAAAGGACAGAAGTATCACCATTAG
- the LOC136491396 gene encoding putative RNA methyltransferase At5g10620 isoform X2, producing MAVLLWRCRCGRGPERSFNKNRGGRRSKYSGQSVKAMPMRLLTVGKKWSRGTQLLVEEYKEKLGIYCDFEDTLIRSNPKLTSDVKVQVEAEDTAMMQQLKFDDFVVVLDENVKDVISEQIADLIGDAGNTGSSRLTFCIGGPYGLGAQVLERADTTIRLSSLVLNHQVALIVLMEQLYRAWTIIKGQKYHH from the exons ATGGCAGTCTTGCTGTGGCGGTGCAGATGCGGGCGCGGGCCCGAGCGATCCTTCAACAAGAATCGAGGCG GCAGGAGATCCAAATACTCGGGACAATCTGTG AAAGCAATGCCCATGCGTTTGTTAACGGTTGGAAAGAAGTGGTCTCGGGGGACACAACTCCTTGTTGAAGAATACAAGGAGAAGCTCGGTATATATTGCGACTTCGAGGACACACTTATCAGGTCCAACCCAAAACTTACAAG TGATGTAAAGGTGCAAGTTGAAGCAGAAGACACGGCTATGATGCAGCAACTCAAGTTTGATGATTTT GTGGTTGTGTTGGATGAAAATGTGAAGGATGTCATATCCGAGCAGATAGCTGATCTGATTGGGGATGCTGGCAACACA GGATCATCAAGGCTCACATTTTGTATTGGTGGACCATATGGTCTCGGGGCACAAGTGCTAGAGCGTGCAGATACAACAATTAGGCTGTCCTCACTAGTTTTGAACCATCAAGTTGCTCTGATAGTTCTAATGGAGCAGCTCTACAG GGCATGGACTATAATAAAAGGACAGAAGTATCACCATTAG
- the LOC136491395 gene encoding uncharacterized protein produces the protein MAAPNGPAASPMVYPVYLTGAFPQQPGDDQAQGPGIYAIQQNQLGAAMGMGCFAPTTLIPLTYKIPTESVGGPAGEENVQDARQQNGHQRQVVVRRFHFAFQLDLALIIKLAAVVFLFSQEGSKQRLFLLILFASLIYLYQTGAITPFVRWLQRAGGAAAHPPQAPARVENRAPLPAQNDGNEQPNGPANPDQAAENHEQDAAAGNENPQEAEVEGNQRNWLGGVLKEVQLVVVGFVASLLPGFQHND, from the exons ATGGCCGCGCCGAACGGTCCTGCTGCTTCTCCGATGGTGTACCCTGTCTACCTTACCGGAGCATTCCCCCAGCAACCCGGGGATGATCAGGCTCAAGGTCCGGGGATATATGCCATACAACAGAACCAATTAGGGGCGGCGATGGGAATGGGGTGCTTTGCTCCAACCACACTCATTCCCCTCACTTACAAGATCCCAAC GGAAAGCGTCGGTGGTCCTGCTGGTGAAGAGAATGTACAGGATGCTAGGCAGCAAAATGGACATCAAAGACAAGTTGTTGTGAGGAGGTTTCACTTTGCTTTTCAGCTTGACTTGGCCCTGATCATCAAATTAGCCGCAGTGGTGTTTCTCTTTAGCCAGGAAGGCTCGAAACAAAGGCTGTTTCTTCTCATACTGTTTGCCTCATTGATTTACTT ATATCAAACCGGAGCTATTACACCTTTTGTAAGATGGCTTCAGCGGGCGGGAGGTGCAGCTGCTCATCCACCACAGGCCCCTGCTCGGGTTGAGAACCGTGCTCCTCTGCCTGCCCAGAATGATGGCAACGAGCAGCCCAATG GGCCTGCAAACCCTGACCAAGCTGCTGAGAACCATGAACAAGATGCTGCAGCTGGTAACGAGAATCCGCAAGAGGCAGAGGTAGAAGGAAATCAGCGCAATTGGCTTGGAGGTGTCTTGAAAGAGGTCCAGCTGGTTGTTGTAGGGTTTGTTGCATCGCTTCTTCCTGGTTTTCAGCACAATGACTAG